One window from the genome of Acidobacteriota bacterium encodes:
- a CDS encoding HypC/HybG/HupF family hydrogenase formation chaperone, translating into MCLGVPGKVIEVAGNVAIVDFWGVRRQVQLDVVDEPVAPGDYILNHVGFAIRRIPESEIGETLALYEQLIAQAEQDDLMAEDVRNEIAASRDDPRAGN; encoded by the coding sequence ATGTGCCTAGGCGTTCCGGGCAAGGTGATTGAGGTGGCCGGCAATGTCGCCATCGTGGACTTCTGGGGCGTGCGCCGGCAGGTGCAGCTCGACGTCGTTGACGAGCCTGTCGCGCCAGGTGACTACATCCTGAATCATGTCGGCTTCGCCATCCGGCGCATTCCCGAATCGGAGATCGGCGAGACCCTCGCGCTCTACGAGCAACTGATCGCGCAGGCCGAGCAGGATGATCTGATGGCCGAAGACGTCCGCAACGAGATCGCCGCGTCCAGAGATGA